A genomic region of Barnesiella viscericola DSM 18177 contains the following coding sequences:
- a CDS encoding ATP-binding protein — METVNRILQEKITARIAPNKAVLIFGARRVGKTVMMRKIVDNYSGRTMMLNGEDYDTLALLENRSIANYRHLLDGIDLLAIDEAQNIPQIGSILKLIVDEIPGISVLASGSSSFDLLNKTGEPLVGRSTQFLLTPFSQREIAQTETALETRQNLEARLIYGSYPEVVMMENYERKTDYLRDIVGAYLLKDILAIDGLKNSSKMRDLLRLIAFQLGSEVSYEELGKQLGMSKTTVEKYLDLLEKVFVIYRLGAYSRNLRKEVTKAGKWYFYDNGIRNAIIGAFSPLAIRQDVGALWENYIIGERRKANFNEGLHREFYFWRTYDKQEIDLIEESADSLTALEFKWGNKMPAAPKAFQEAYPYAEFHVVNRENYLEFV, encoded by the coding sequence ATGGAAACAGTAAATAGAATACTTCAAGAGAAGATTACAGCACGAATCGCGCCCAATAAAGCAGTACTGATTTTTGGTGCTCGCCGTGTTGGTAAAACGGTAATGATGCGTAAAATTGTGGACAACTATTCAGGTAGGACGATGATGCTCAACGGCGAAGACTACGACACATTAGCACTATTGGAGAATCGCTCAATAGCCAATTATCGGCATTTATTGGATGGTATTGATTTGCTGGCTATTGATGAGGCACAGAACATACCACAAATCGGTAGTATTCTGAAGTTGATAGTTGATGAAATACCGGGTATAAGTGTCTTGGCAAGTGGTTCTTCGTCATTCGATTTGCTGAATAAGACTGGTGAACCGTTGGTCGGCCGCAGTACGCAATTTCTCCTTACACCATTCTCGCAACGGGAAATCGCACAGACGGAAACGGCACTTGAAACCCGCCAGAACCTCGAAGCGCGCTTGATTTACGGTTCCTATCCCGAAGTAGTAATGATGGAGAACTATGAACGTAAAACAGACTACCTACGTGATATTGTCGGTGCATACCTGCTTAAAGATATCTTAGCAATTGACGGCTTAAAAAATTCGAGCAAGATGCGCGATCTACTGCGATTGATAGCTTTTCAGTTGGGCAGCGAAGTTTCTTACGAAGAGTTAGGTAAACAACTCGGCATGAGCAAGACGACCGTTGAAAAATACCTCGACCTATTGGAAAAGGTCTTCGTTATCTATCGTCTGGGGGCTTATTCGCGTAACCTACGCAAGGAGGTTACAAAAGCTGGCAAGTGGTACTTCTACGACAACGGCATTCGCAATGCCATTATCGGGGCTTTCTCACCGCTGGCCATTCGGCAGGATGTCGGTGCGCTGTGGGAGAACTACATCATCGGAGAGCGGCGCAAAGCGAACTTCAATGAGGGACTGCACAGGGAGTTCTATTTCTGGCGCACCTACGACAAACAGGAAATCGACCTGATTGAGGAGAGTGCCGACAGTCTTACCGCCTTGGAGTTCAAGTGGGGAAATAAAATGCCGGCCGCACCGAAAGCCTTCCAAGAAGCCTATCCCTATGCCGAGTTTCATGTGGTAAATCGGGAGAATTATTTGGAGTTCGTATAA